Proteins from one Rosa chinensis cultivar Old Blush chromosome 7, RchiOBHm-V2, whole genome shotgun sequence genomic window:
- the LOC112177792 gene encoding transcription factor MAMYB produces MEFLDEDARPRFLFQSKAVTSSATAAEPHYKNLSKPLIAFTVLLSLVLLGLSFFFLGSEPYQSLLIWVALSILVGPFAPPSVTGGDIRVGQGPIVEFPEVSGEVEDESKKRVSQKRQKPRRFDDSGVDSAPVAGMGNGYVREERKSEALGGNGNGIRALEEERDWVEEDVEILKKQLVKNPVGKPRRWEVIAEAFGGRHKVESVIKKAKELGEKKVSDSDSYAEFLKKRKPNEKKIESESREMGEESNAEGKSGGVSWAATEDIALLNALKAFPKEVSMRWEKIAAAVPGKTKAACMKRVAELKKGFRSAKAATEE; encoded by the coding sequence atggagtttttggACGAGGACGCAAGGCCAAGGTTCCTCTTCCAATCCAAAGCAGTGACGTCATCGGCGACAGCGGCCGAGCCTCATTACAAGAATCTCAGCAAGCCCTTGATCGCCTTCACTGTTTTACTCTCATTGGTTTTGCTgggtctctctttcttctttcttggaTCGGAACCCTACCAATCGCTTCTGATTTGGGTCGCTCTGTCAATCCTCGTCGGCCCATTCGCTCCTCCTTCGGTCACCGGCGGTGACATAAGGGTCGGTCAGGGCCCAATCGTCGAGTTCCCCGAGGTTTCAGGGGAGGTGGAAGATGAATCGAAGAAGAGGGTATCGCAGAAGAGGCAAAAGCCGCGGCGGTTTGATGACTCCGGCGTGGATTCGGCGCCGGTGGCCGGAATGGGTAATGGGTATGTgagggaagagagaaagagtgagGCTTTGGGAGGCAATGGCAATGGAATTAGGGCTTTGGAGGAAGAGAGGGATTGGGTTGAGGAGGATGTGGAGATTTTGAAGAAGCAGCTGGTGAAGAACCCGGTGGGGAAACCGAGGCGGTGGGAGGTGATTGCTGAAGCATTTGGAGGGAGGCATAAGGTGGAGAGCGTGATCAAGAAGGCCAAGGAATTGGGGGAGAAGAAGGTGAGTGATTCGGATTCGTATGCCGAGTTTCTGAAGAAGAGGAAGCCCAATgagaagaaaattgagagtGAGAGTCGGGAAATGGGGGAGGAGAGCAATGCTGAAGGCAAGAGTGGTGGGGTTAGTTGGGCTGCTACTGAAGACATTGCATTGCTTAATGCATTGAAGGCGTTTCCGAAGGAGGTGTCGATGAGGTGGGAGAAGATTGCAGCTGCTGTGCCAGGGAAGACAAAGGCGGCTTGTATGAAGAGAGTGGCTGAGTTGAAGAAGGGTTTTCGGAGCGCCAAGGCTGCTACGGAAGAGTAA
- the LOC112177790 gene encoding pentatricopeptide repeat-containing protein At1g32415, mitochondrial isoform X1, with the protein MRAFFYRPAQFSLFKTAIRVPFYRTQIRFPNTQNAKLTCDDSKLLYYLSRRMFQDARHLLEKMPSRDVHGRIVHWTCLVTKYARGGWVDEARVLFDIIPERNVVTSNAMLSGYVQSGRLSEGCQFFEEMPERNVVSWTSMLCGLAGAGRIEEARRLFEEMPERNVVSWNAMIAGLVKNGDLEGAREVFDRMRMKNVVSCNAMIGGYAEHCSMDEARALFDGMLDRNVITWTSMISGYCRSGNVDEGYALFCKMPERNVVSWTAMIGGFAWNGFYKEALLLFLEWNGNYETRPNGETFISLVYACAGIGLPHLGKQLHAQLIVNNWDHDDCDGRLSKSLIHMYSAYGVMDYADFLFMKHSNTRSVQSCNSMINGYLQIGQLEQAQNLFDRLPIRDKISWTSMITGYFNVGKVSKACYLFQIMPDRDAISWTAMISGHVQNELFAEATDIFFKMRSEGVSPLNSTYSVLLGVAGAMSYLDSGRQFHGLLIKTHYELDLFISNSLISMYAKCGVIDDAYRAFSNMSLRDLISWNSMIMGFSDHGNANEALKILEAMEQSGAPPNSVTFLGILSACSHAGLVHRGWGFFNAMSDVYGIQPASEHCICMINLLGRAGKVREAQELVWRLPFKPDPAVWGALLGICGLGETNAEVAKYAAKQLLELDPLNAPAHVVLCNIYAANGMHIEEKSLRREMGLKGVRKVPGCSWILLQGRVNVFLSGDKLHLDVEEMLSILFGTIGESQKQFSV; encoded by the coding sequence ATGCGCGCCTTTTTTTACAGACCCGCCCAGTTTAGCCTATTCAAAACCGCAATCAGAGTTCCTTTTTATAGAACCCAGATTAGATTTCCTAAcacccaaaatgcaaaactcactTGTGATGATTCAAAGCTGCTTTACTATCTCTCACGACGTATGTTTCAAGATGCACGCCACCTGCTTGAGAAAATGCCTAGCAGAGATGTTCATGGACGGATTGTGCATTGGACTTGTTTGGTTACTAAGTACGCGAGAGGCGGTTGGGTCGATGAGGCTCGGGTGTTGTTTGATATTATTCCGGAGAGAAATGTGGTTACTTCTAATGCTATGTTGTCGGGGTATGTGCAGTCCGGGAGGTTGAGTGAGGGTTGTCAGTTTTTTGAGGAGATGCCGGAGAGGAATGTGGTGTCGTGGACTTCGATGCTGTGTGGGTTGGCTGGTGCGGGGAGGATTGAGGAGGCGAGGCGGTTGTTTGAGGAAATGCCAGAGAGGAATGTTGTTTCTTGGAATGCGATGATTGCTGGGTTGGTTAAGAATGGGGACTTGGAGGGAGCAAGGGAGGTTTTTGACCGGATGCGGATGAAGaatgttgtttcttgtaatgCTATGATTGGTGGGTATGCGGAGCATTGTAGCATGGATGAGGCCAGAGCTTTGTTTGATGGGATGCTGGACAGGAATGTGATTACTTGGACTAGTATGATATCTGGTTATTGTAGGTCTGGCAATGTGGATGAAGGGTATGCTTTGTTTTGCAAAATGCCAGAGAGGAATGTTGTTTCTTGGACAGCCATGATTGGTGGCTTTGCTTGGAATGGATTTTATAAAGAAGCTCTATTGTTATTCCTTGAATGGAATGGGAACTATGAAACAAGACCAAATGGAGAGACGTTCATATCGCTTGTATATGCTTGTGCTGGTATTGGGTTGCCTCATCTTGGAAAGCAACTACATGCTCAGTTGATTGTCAACAATTGGGACCATGATGATTGTGATGGCAGGCTATCAAAGAGCCTCATTCACATGTACTCGGCCTATGGTGTCATGGATTATGCAGATTTTCTGTTTATGAAGCATTCAAATACTCGTAGTGTTCAGTCTTGTAATTCAATGATTAATGGTTACTTACAGATTGGGCAACTAGAACAGGCTCAGAATCTCTTTGACAGACTACCAATCCGAGACAAGATCTCTTGGACATCTATGATCACCGGGTATTTTAATGTTGGGAAAGTATCAAAGGCTTGTTATCTGTTCCAAATTATGCCAGATAGGGATGCAATTTCATGGACAGCGATGATTTCAGGGCACGTCCAAAATGAGCTTTTTGCAGAAGCCACTGATATCTTCTTTAAAATGCGTTCAGAAGGTGTTTCGCCTCTGAATTCAACATATTCAGTTCTTCTTGGAGTTGCTGGTGCAATGTCATATCTTGATTCTGGGAGACAGTTCCATGGCCTTCTGATAAAAACACATTATGAACTTGACTTGTTTATTAGTAACTCACTGATCTCTATGTATGCCAAATGTGGGGTGATAGATGACGCTTACCGTGCATTCTCAAACATGAGTTTGCGGGATTTGATTTCTTGGAATTCCATGATCATGGGGTTTTCTGACCATGGGAATGCAAATGAAGCTCTGAAGATCCTTGAAGCAATGGAACAATCTGGGGCTCCCCCGAATTCTGTAACTTTTTTGGGCATCCTGTCAGCATGTAGCCATGCAGGGCTAGTCCATAGAGGATGGGGGTTTTTTAATGCCATGAGTGATGTTTATGGAATTCAACCAGCTTCGGAGCATTGCATTTGTATGATTAATCTTTTGGGTAGAGCTGGGAAGGTAAGGGAAGCCCAAGAATTGGTTTGGAGGCTACCTTTCAAACCAGATCCTGCTGTTTGGGGAGCATTGCTTGGTATATGTGGGCTCGGTGAGACAAATGCCGAGGTTGCCAAATATGCGGCCAAACAACTCCTGGAGCTGGATCCCTTAAATGCACCAGCCCATGTGGTCCTTTGTAACATATATGCAGCAAATGGTATGCATATTGAGGAAAAATCACTGAGAAGGGAGATGGGGTTGAAAGGAGTTAGAAAGGTTCCTGGGTGCAGTTGGATTCTGTTGCAAGGGCGAGTTAATGTATTCCTCTCTGGAGATAAATTACACCTGGATGTTGAGGAGATGCTGTCAATCCTCTTTGGCACCATTGGTGAATCACAAAAACAGTTTAGTGTATGA
- the LOC112177790 gene encoding pentatricopeptide repeat-containing protein At1g32415, mitochondrial isoform X2, whose product MFQDARHLLEKMPSRDVHGRIVHWTCLVTKYARGGWVDEARVLFDIIPERNVVTSNAMLSGYVQSGRLSEGCQFFEEMPERNVVSWTSMLCGLAGAGRIEEARRLFEEMPERNVVSWNAMIAGLVKNGDLEGAREVFDRMRMKNVVSCNAMIGGYAEHCSMDEARALFDGMLDRNVITWTSMISGYCRSGNVDEGYALFCKMPERNVVSWTAMIGGFAWNGFYKEALLLFLEWNGNYETRPNGETFISLVYACAGIGLPHLGKQLHAQLIVNNWDHDDCDGRLSKSLIHMYSAYGVMDYADFLFMKHSNTRSVQSCNSMINGYLQIGQLEQAQNLFDRLPIRDKISWTSMITGYFNVGKVSKACYLFQIMPDRDAISWTAMISGHVQNELFAEATDIFFKMRSEGVSPLNSTYSVLLGVAGAMSYLDSGRQFHGLLIKTHYELDLFISNSLISMYAKCGVIDDAYRAFSNMSLRDLISWNSMIMGFSDHGNANEALKILEAMEQSGAPPNSVTFLGILSACSHAGLVHRGWGFFNAMSDVYGIQPASEHCICMINLLGRAGKVREAQELVWRLPFKPDPAVWGALLGICGLGETNAEVAKYAAKQLLELDPLNAPAHVVLCNIYAANGMHIEEKSLRREMGLKGVRKVPGCSWILLQGRVNVFLSGDKLHLDVEEMLSILFGTIGESQKQFSV is encoded by the coding sequence ATGTTTCAAGATGCACGCCACCTGCTTGAGAAAATGCCTAGCAGAGATGTTCATGGACGGATTGTGCATTGGACTTGTTTGGTTACTAAGTACGCGAGAGGCGGTTGGGTCGATGAGGCTCGGGTGTTGTTTGATATTATTCCGGAGAGAAATGTGGTTACTTCTAATGCTATGTTGTCGGGGTATGTGCAGTCCGGGAGGTTGAGTGAGGGTTGTCAGTTTTTTGAGGAGATGCCGGAGAGGAATGTGGTGTCGTGGACTTCGATGCTGTGTGGGTTGGCTGGTGCGGGGAGGATTGAGGAGGCGAGGCGGTTGTTTGAGGAAATGCCAGAGAGGAATGTTGTTTCTTGGAATGCGATGATTGCTGGGTTGGTTAAGAATGGGGACTTGGAGGGAGCAAGGGAGGTTTTTGACCGGATGCGGATGAAGaatgttgtttcttgtaatgCTATGATTGGTGGGTATGCGGAGCATTGTAGCATGGATGAGGCCAGAGCTTTGTTTGATGGGATGCTGGACAGGAATGTGATTACTTGGACTAGTATGATATCTGGTTATTGTAGGTCTGGCAATGTGGATGAAGGGTATGCTTTGTTTTGCAAAATGCCAGAGAGGAATGTTGTTTCTTGGACAGCCATGATTGGTGGCTTTGCTTGGAATGGATTTTATAAAGAAGCTCTATTGTTATTCCTTGAATGGAATGGGAACTATGAAACAAGACCAAATGGAGAGACGTTCATATCGCTTGTATATGCTTGTGCTGGTATTGGGTTGCCTCATCTTGGAAAGCAACTACATGCTCAGTTGATTGTCAACAATTGGGACCATGATGATTGTGATGGCAGGCTATCAAAGAGCCTCATTCACATGTACTCGGCCTATGGTGTCATGGATTATGCAGATTTTCTGTTTATGAAGCATTCAAATACTCGTAGTGTTCAGTCTTGTAATTCAATGATTAATGGTTACTTACAGATTGGGCAACTAGAACAGGCTCAGAATCTCTTTGACAGACTACCAATCCGAGACAAGATCTCTTGGACATCTATGATCACCGGGTATTTTAATGTTGGGAAAGTATCAAAGGCTTGTTATCTGTTCCAAATTATGCCAGATAGGGATGCAATTTCATGGACAGCGATGATTTCAGGGCACGTCCAAAATGAGCTTTTTGCAGAAGCCACTGATATCTTCTTTAAAATGCGTTCAGAAGGTGTTTCGCCTCTGAATTCAACATATTCAGTTCTTCTTGGAGTTGCTGGTGCAATGTCATATCTTGATTCTGGGAGACAGTTCCATGGCCTTCTGATAAAAACACATTATGAACTTGACTTGTTTATTAGTAACTCACTGATCTCTATGTATGCCAAATGTGGGGTGATAGATGACGCTTACCGTGCATTCTCAAACATGAGTTTGCGGGATTTGATTTCTTGGAATTCCATGATCATGGGGTTTTCTGACCATGGGAATGCAAATGAAGCTCTGAAGATCCTTGAAGCAATGGAACAATCTGGGGCTCCCCCGAATTCTGTAACTTTTTTGGGCATCCTGTCAGCATGTAGCCATGCAGGGCTAGTCCATAGAGGATGGGGGTTTTTTAATGCCATGAGTGATGTTTATGGAATTCAACCAGCTTCGGAGCATTGCATTTGTATGATTAATCTTTTGGGTAGAGCTGGGAAGGTAAGGGAAGCCCAAGAATTGGTTTGGAGGCTACCTTTCAAACCAGATCCTGCTGTTTGGGGAGCATTGCTTGGTATATGTGGGCTCGGTGAGACAAATGCCGAGGTTGCCAAATATGCGGCCAAACAACTCCTGGAGCTGGATCCCTTAAATGCACCAGCCCATGTGGTCCTTTGTAACATATATGCAGCAAATGGTATGCATATTGAGGAAAAATCACTGAGAAGGGAGATGGGGTTGAAAGGAGTTAGAAAGGTTCCTGGGTGCAGTTGGATTCTGTTGCAAGGGCGAGTTAATGTATTCCTCTCTGGAGATAAATTACACCTGGATGTTGAGGAGATGCTGTCAATCCTCTTTGGCACCATTGGTGAATCACAAAAACAGTTTAGTGTATGA
- the LOC112177793 gene encoding expansin-like B1, whose protein sequence is MAFCLQSPLCLFIVFLLLQTLGGKAATCNDCFVQSRAAYYPNSETQGTDRGECGFGSFGATINGGDVSAASDLYRKGVGCGACYQVRCTNGGYCSDKGVTIVITDSGSSDHTDFILSQRAFARMAQTTDAAASLLSLGIVDIEYRRVSCSYPNKNITIKIDENSNYPYYLAFVLWYQQGKKDITAVQLCETENFVCKLLDRTYGAVWTTNSPPTGPLQIRMLFSDDDGDENWVVPVNNIPQDWKAGQTYDSGVQVNI, encoded by the exons ATGGCTTTCTGTCTGCAATCACCTTTGTGCcttttcattgtttttcttctcttaCAAACACTAGGCGGCAAGGCTGCAACCTGTAATGACTGCTTTGTTCAATCTCGAGCAGCTTATTATCCGAATTCTGAAACACAAGGAACAGATA GAGGTGAATGTGGGTTCGGTTCGTTTGGAGCAACAATTAATGGTGGGGATGTGTCAGCAGCCTCTGACCTCTATCGCAAGGGGGTTGGATGTGGTGCTTGTTACCAG GTGAGGTGCACAAACGGCGGCTACTGCTCAGACAAAGGAGTAACTATAGTTATAACAGATTCAGGCAGCAGTGATCACACAGACTTTATCCTCAGCCAACGAGCGTTTGCCCGGATGGCTCAAACAACTGATGCAGCTGCTTCTCTATTATCTCTTGGTATAGTTGATATTGAATACAGACG TGTTTCATGCAGCTACCCCAACAAAAATATCACAATTAAGATCGATGAGAACAGTAACTATCCTTATTATTTGGCTTTTGTACTATGGTACCAACAAGGCAAGAAAGATATCACAGCTGTCCAGCTTTGTGAG ACAGAAAACTTTGTCTGTAAGTTACTGGACCGGACTTATGGAGCAGTTTGGACAACTAACTCACCTCCAACTGGACCCCTGCAAATAAGGATGTTATtcagtgatgatgatggtgatgagaATTGGGTTGTTCCAGTAAATAACATACCACAAGACTGGAAAGCTGGACAAACATATGACTCGGGAGTTCAAGTTAACATATAA